A genomic region of Methanofollis fontis contains the following coding sequences:
- the leuS gene encoding leucine--tRNA ligase, with protein sequence MAEWDAQRLEESYRDLWPAHFEANPDDIEKFYLNVAFPYPSGAMHVGHGRTYIVPDVIARFWRMQGKNVLFPMGFHVTGTPVIGISKRIAKGDEATIRLYRDLYRVPPDVLDRFDDPMTIVSYFAGDYERLMRRAGLSIDWRRRFITVDPQFSKFVEWQYLHLHEGEHVVKGVHPVKYCPSCDSPVGDHDLLEGDKAEIMRFTLVVFEWDGAKIPCATLRPETIYGVTNLWANPGVTYVRANVDGEDWVLSREAAYKLEMQDHTVAITGEIDGSAIVGTTATHSLCGEVPVLPADFVDPDMGSGLVMSVPAHAPFDFIALRDLQEEGRYTDIAPVAIIKTDGYGEFPAQDAIERGGIRNQNDPRMEEVTREVYAAELLRGTLLPGCGDQAGKPVKEARDAVAALMLADYGSKEMFDFDTRTVICRCGGRVYVKILHDQWFLNYSDAAWKEEVHAQIERMAIVPHETRAEFNRTVDWLKDWACTRRLGLGTKLPWDPAWIVEPLSDSTLYMAYYTIANHIRTIEPERLTPEVFDYIIYGTGDPTTVARETLDMIRAEFLYWYPYEFRFSAKDLISNHLTFQLFHHQAVMPADRQPQGMVIFGMGLLNGAKMSSSKGNVVLLEDALNEFGADTVRMFLIGSAEPWQDFDWRNELVTGSRKQIERFWNEITEGIAVEENEGRPIDRWLTSRLQHRIKNATAAMASFQTRQALQEAFFGIEADLKWYRRRLPTIAPGSAAIRDLCSVWVRLLAPIIPYTAEELWQMMGNEGPVAFAPWPEADEGQIDTATELAEEILSRTVEDIESIIRLIQMEPTAINLYVAPEWKRRIFGLIAGAEDRTDAVRFVMAEEGLKRHGKAAVNATRQITKFIHRLPPHLVTDLNAGLIEEKAVFEAAQEFLEREFGVQVQILDADGSGEPKADAALPFKPAIVIE encoded by the coding sequence GTGGCTGAATGGGATGCACAGAGGCTGGAGGAGTCGTACCGCGATCTCTGGCCGGCACATTTTGAGGCAAATCCGGACGATATCGAGAAGTTTTACCTGAATGTCGCTTTCCCCTACCCGAGCGGGGCGATGCACGTCGGACACGGGCGGACCTATATCGTCCCCGACGTTATCGCCAGATTCTGGAGGATGCAGGGAAAAAATGTCCTGTTCCCGATGGGATTCCATGTGACCGGCACACCGGTGATCGGTATTTCTAAGCGGATCGCAAAGGGCGATGAGGCGACCATCCGCCTCTACCGCGATCTCTACCGCGTTCCTCCAGACGTCCTTGATCGTTTCGACGATCCGATGACGATTGTCAGTTATTTTGCGGGAGATTACGAACGCCTGATGCGGCGGGCCGGCCTGTCGATCGACTGGCGGCGGCGTTTTATCACCGTCGACCCACAGTTCAGTAAATTTGTCGAATGGCAGTACCTACACCTGCATGAAGGCGAACATGTTGTGAAGGGCGTACACCCGGTGAAGTACTGCCCCTCCTGCGACAGTCCGGTCGGAGACCATGACCTGCTGGAGGGCGACAAGGCGGAGATCATGCGGTTCACCCTTGTCGTCTTTGAGTGGGACGGCGCAAAGATACCCTGTGCAACACTCCGCCCGGAGACGATCTATGGCGTCACCAACCTCTGGGCGAACCCGGGCGTCACCTATGTGCGGGCGAACGTGGACGGAGAGGACTGGGTGCTCTCCAGGGAGGCGGCATACAAACTCGAGATGCAGGACCACACGGTTGCGATCACCGGCGAGATCGACGGCAGTGCGATCGTCGGCACCACCGCCACCCACTCCCTCTGTGGAGAGGTGCCGGTGCTGCCTGCAGATTTCGTCGATCCAGATATGGGTTCAGGTCTCGTGATGTCGGTGCCGGCACATGCACCGTTCGATTTCATCGCCCTGCGTGACCTGCAGGAAGAGGGGCGCTACACTGACATCGCTCCGGTAGCGATCATTAAAACCGATGGTTACGGCGAATTCCCGGCACAGGACGCAATCGAACGGGGCGGCATCAGGAACCAGAACGATCCGCGGATGGAGGAGGTCACGCGCGAGGTGTATGCGGCAGAACTCCTGCGGGGCACCCTCCTGCCGGGTTGTGGGGACCAGGCAGGAAAACCCGTGAAGGAGGCACGAGACGCCGTTGCTGCCCTCATGCTCGCCGACTACGGATCAAAGGAGATGTTCGACTTCGACACCCGCACGGTGATCTGCCGGTGCGGTGGACGGGTGTATGTGAAGATCCTCCATGACCAGTGGTTCCTGAACTACTCAGATGCGGCATGGAAGGAGGAGGTGCATGCCCAGATTGAGAGGATGGCGATCGTGCCGCACGAAACGCGGGCTGAATTCAATCGGACGGTGGACTGGCTGAAGGACTGGGCCTGCACGCGCCGCCTGGGCCTGGGAACAAAACTCCCCTGGGACCCCGCCTGGATCGTGGAGCCTCTCTCCGACTCCACCCTCTATATGGCATATTACACCATCGCCAACCATATCAGGACGATCGAGCCCGAACGTCTCACGCCCGAGGTCTTTGACTACATCATCTATGGCACCGGCGACCCGACGACAGTAGCGCGGGAGACGCTTGATATGATCAGGGCCGAGTTCCTGTACTGGTACCCCTACGAGTTCCGGTTCTCTGCAAAGGATCTCATCTCAAACCACCTCACCTTCCAGCTCTTCCACCATCAGGCCGTCATGCCCGCGGACCGTCAGCCGCAGGGTATGGTCATCTTCGGGATGGGCCTCCTGAATGGGGCGAAGATGTCCTCCTCAAAGGGGAATGTGGTGCTGCTTGAGGATGCACTGAACGAGTTCGGGGCCGACACCGTCAGGATGTTTTTGATCGGGTCCGCAGAGCCCTGGCAGGATTTTGACTGGAGAAACGAGCTCGTTACCGGATCCAGAAAACAGATAGAACGGTTCTGGAATGAGATCACAGAGGGGATCGCCGTTGAGGAGAATGAGGGCAGACCGATCGACAGGTGGTTGACGTCACGGCTGCAGCACCGCATCAAAAATGCAACCGCGGCAATGGCATCCTTCCAGACCAGGCAGGCCCTTCAGGAGGCATTCTTCGGGATTGAGGCTGATCTGAAATGGTACCGGCGCCGTTTGCCGACGATTGCACCGGGATCGGCAGCGATCCGCGACCTCTGTTCAGTGTGGGTGCGGCTGCTCGCCCCGATCATTCCCTACACCGCCGAGGAACTCTGGCAGATGATGGGCAATGAAGGACCGGTGGCATTCGCCCCATGGCCCGAGGCCGACGAGGGGCAGATCGACACGGCAACAGAACTCGCCGAGGAGATCCTTTCACGGACCGTGGAGGACATCGAGTCGATCATCAGGCTGATCCAGATGGAGCCTACAGCGATCAATCTCTATGTGGCACCTGAATGGAAGCGCCGGATCTTTGGTCTGATCGCCGGCGCTGAGGACCGCACCGATGCCGTCCGGTTCGTCATGGCGGAAGAGGGCCTGAAACGGCATGGAAAGGCGGCGGTGAACGCCACACGGCAGATCACCAAATTTATCCACCGCCTCCCGCCTCACCTCGTCACCGACCTGAACGCTGGCCTCATCGAAGAAAAAGCGGTATTTGAGGCGGCACAGGAGTTTCTGGAACGCGAGTTCGGCGTGCAGGTGCAGATCCTCGATGCCGATGGGAGCGGTGAACCGAAGGCCGATGCCGCCCTTCCCTTCAAACCGGCAATTGTTATCGAATAA
- a CDS encoding DNA alkylation repair protein gives MDPVIASIRKELQERGDSEVRKTAQRFFKGEISCYGLKTAAVTAIARKRWKEIKNRDKTEIHALCEELCRSGYMEEAFIAATWARLLEDRIEPGDIIVYRHWIDTYVSNWAECDGLCNHAVGSLLDRYPDCVEELKRWTQSENRWMRRAAAVSLIIPAKHGRFLDDVFVIADLLLLDTDDLVQKGYGWLLKEASRKHTDEVFAYVMHHRRVMPRTALRYAIELMPKDLRAEAMQKERQGG, from the coding sequence ATGGACCCGGTCATTGCATCCATCCGCAAAGAGCTGCAGGAACGGGGAGATTCTGAAGTCCGAAAGACGGCACAACGATTCTTTAAAGGAGAGATCTCCTGTTACGGACTGAAGACTGCAGCCGTCACCGCCATCGCCAGAAAGCGATGGAAGGAGATAAAAAATCGGGACAAAACCGAGATCCACGCCCTCTGCGAGGAGCTCTGCCGCTCAGGCTACATGGAGGAGGCATTCATCGCCGCCACGTGGGCCCGCCTCCTCGAAGACCGCATCGAACCCGGGGATATCATCGTCTACAGGCACTGGATCGATACCTATGTCTCCAACTGGGCGGAATGCGATGGCCTCTGCAATCACGCTGTGGGTTCACTCCTCGACCGCTACCCCGACTGTGTCGAAGAGCTCAAACGCTGGACGCAGTCGGAGAACCGGTGGATGCGGAGGGCCGCCGCTGTCTCCCTGATCATCCCGGCAAAACATGGACGTTTCCTTGATGACGTCTTTGTGATCGCTGATCTCCTCCTCCTCGATACAGACGATCTGGTGCAGAAGGGCTACGGCTGGCTCCTTAAGGAGGCGAGCAGGAAGCACACCGACGAGGTCTTCGCGTATGTAATGCATCACAGGAGGGTGATGCCACGGACGGCGCTGCGCTATGCCATCGAGCTGATGCCGAAGGACCTGAGGGCTGAGGCGATGCAAAAGGAGCGGCAGGGAGGATGA
- a CDS encoding DUF5611 family protein, with protein MQEYKIKRGYKTGLEERMIASFTEFFGVEPEERDGHHVISFGALKRLEVWLGPKGNTVLIDTESDLSAEDETILDTNRRFRKYLDAVTGYNSKERAKKMQKED; from the coding sequence ATGCAGGAGTACAAAATTAAACGGGGTTATAAGACCGGACTGGAAGAGCGGATGATCGCATCCTTTACCGAATTTTTCGGGGTGGAGCCTGAAGAGCGGGACGGTCACCATGTGATCTCGTTCGGGGCCCTCAAGCGCCTTGAGGTCTGGCTCGGACCGAAGGGGAACACCGTTCTCATCGACACCGAATCCGACCTCTCCGCCGAAGACGAGACGATCCTGGACACGAACCGTCGCTTCAGAAAGTACCTCGACGCCGTCACCGGATATAATTCCAAAGAACGCGCAAAAAAGATGCAGAAAGAGGATTGA
- a CDS encoding proteasome assembly chaperone family protein produces MTAESDIKVTSSPLSGENPIVMMGFPGSGLVGSIALQYLVEQMEFTQIGNITSKYFPPVAMMAKGVINVPVRIYEKQNTVAIVADIPIHPMICYEVANGIMDWLSAFPVREVISIAGIVTNEPEKRVFGVATEEAMLERISDHTVILPMGSISGIAGSLLTECKIRDIPGYGFLGETVNTPDPRSSAAALTVLKALYDLDLDIEPLLEQAEEIEAAMHKLAEEVQSNEPVPKKENLPMYG; encoded by the coding sequence ATGACGGCCGAATCGGACATAAAAGTCACATCCTCGCCGCTTTCAGGAGAAAACCCGATAGTAATGATGGGTTTTCCGGGGAGCGGTCTTGTGGGAAGCATCGCTCTCCAGTATCTTGTTGAACAGATGGAGTTTACCCAGATCGGGAATATAACAAGTAAATATTTTCCTCCGGTCGCCATGATGGCAAAAGGGGTGATCAATGTCCCGGTCAGAATATATGAAAAACAGAATACGGTTGCCATTGTTGCAGACATACCCATCCATCCGATGATCTGTTATGAAGTGGCAAACGGCATCATGGACTGGCTTTCCGCCTTTCCAGTCAGAGAGGTGATATCCATCGCCGGCATTGTCACCAATGAACCAGAAAAACGGGTGTTCGGAGTGGCAACCGAGGAGGCGATGCTGGAGCGGATCAGTGATCACACCGTGATCCTCCCGATGGGCAGCATCTCCGGAATTGCAGGAAGCCTGCTTACCGAATGCAAGATCAGAGACATTCCCGGTTACGGTTTCCTCGGAGAAACGGTCAATACCCCGGATCCGAGATCCTCTGCAGCCGCACTGACGGTCCTGAAGGCCCTCTATGACCTTGATCTGGACATAGAACCCCTGCTTGAACAGGCAGAGGAGATCGAGGCGGCCATGCATAAACTGGCAGAAGAAGTCCAGAGCAACGAACCGGTCCCGAAAAAAGAGAACCTACCGATGTACGGGTGA
- a CDS encoding DUF473 domain-containing protein — MKITALTGIAGAVINEIKMGKPRTIELQSANNVISVASLEPGPDTHLFLTSVDLEDISPGDVGIIVRVLSVNINMKRVIDYIHPVYYEERERLSARIQVRYCGTSMVKGVEIGSICHPVEVDVVKASHYRAV, encoded by the coding sequence ATGAAAATTACTGCATTAACAGGGATTGCTGGAGCGGTCATCAACGAGATCAAGATGGGGAAACCCAGAACCATCGAACTCCAGAGCGCCAACAATGTCATATCGGTTGCTTCGCTTGAACCCGGCCCTGACACCCATCTCTTCCTGACCAGCGTCGATCTCGAGGACATCTCCCCGGGGGATGTCGGCATCATCGTCCGGGTACTCTCGGTCAACATCAACATGAAGCGGGTGATCGACTACATCCATCCGGTCTATTATGAAGAGCGTGAACGTCTTTCGGCCAGAATTCAGGTGCGCTACTGCGGCACATCCATGGTGAAGGGCGTGGAAATCGGTTCGATCTGTCATCCTGTCGAGGTCGATGTGGTCAAGGCGTCCCATTACCGTGCTGTGTGA